The Caldisericum sp. sequence TATCTGCACGCTTAACAAAATCAACATATCGTAAAACATATCGCTCAATAAATTTGTCCTTTATTCCAGGTAGAAAATCAATAATATAATAAAACATCCCATCTATTCTAAAATATGTATTCTTATATTGCGTAAATGATAATTTATTAAATGGATGGTCTGGTCGTAAAATCCTCAATTGCGAATAATAATCCTCAGGTTTCTCAAATGGTGTCCCGCTTAGCATAACTTTATAAGTTTTAGTAAATAATTTCATAACAAGCTTTGTAATTTGAGCTCGGATACTTTTTAATTTATGTGCCTCATCAAAAATAATCAAATTCCAAAAAGCCTTCTTTAATATCTTAGGATAATGCAATCGAAAACTATCATAACTCACAATCTCAAAATTGTTTAACTTTATATTCCATTTCTCAATCTCTTGAGACCATACTTGTTTAACTGATGCTGGACACATAATAAGCACATTCCTAAAATTTTCTGCAATCTTTAGTGCTGCTAAAGTCTTACCAGTTCCTGTTTCCCAGGCTAAATAAGAATACCCATCAAACTTCTCGACAGCTTTCTGTTGATGTGGAAGAAGCATTATTCACCTTTCATGTCCTCAAGTAAATCATATAATTCTTCAGCAAGTTGCTCTAAATCTAATTTCTCTGTTTCTTCATATCCCTCAAAATGTTCACATATCTTACAATATGCTCTAACTAACCATTCGCCTAATTTTTTCTTACTCAAATCATCAGTTGCTTGGTCTAATAAATCAGCTATTATTGCACTAAACATTCTGTCCCTCCTATAAGATAATTCTCTTTACAGGCTTATATTCAAGATATTGTTTCTTAATTTCTTCAGGTATATTATAAAATGCTCGTTGATATTCTGTTATTTTAATAATTTTATCACCAACTTTATAGGTTCCTGCACTCCACTCCTTGAGCTCCTCTTTCAATTCTTTCTCTAATTGTTCATATTGTTTAAGCTTTGATTTAATAGCGTAATAAATTTCAAGTTTCTTCATAAAATCAGGGCTTACTTCTACTGTTCTAACGGTGGCTTTCGCATCTTCAGGATAACATTGGCTATAAAAAGGGCAAGCTCGGCATAAATCATATTGCTCAATGGTCTTTGGTAAAGTTCCCCTCTGCAAATGTTCCTTAACATGAATAGCTCTTTCTACAATCTCTTCAATAACCGCTTGGTCCTTCTCTACATCAAAGAAATGATCCTCTCCAGTCCGCCTATCAATTACATAGAATACTCCATGTTCTTTTTTAAGCAAGAGTATATAAGATTGCATTTGATAGTAATATTTTTTCGTCAACTGATTATCATAAAGACCAAAATTATCTAAAACCTGTTCATTTGCCGTGCTCTTAATCTCAATGAAGTCCCCACTCTCAAGAACGATGTCTACAATTCCTTTCATGTCAAGCTCTTCATCAACCACAGGCAACTGGTATGCTTTCACAGGAACTACTTTCAATAACCTCTTCAATGCAACCTCTTCAAATTCATTTCCCACATCAAAAAACTTCTTAGCTTGCTTAACTGGTAATGGTGTCTGTCTCAAAAGAACTAATCTACGCTCACAAGGATGCCACAATTCCGTTGGTGGTGTATGCTTCGGGCAGTAGGTTTCTTGGTCTTGTAGATTAATAAGTTGTTTCAATTCCTGTGCTTTCATCCTTAGCCTCCTTTATAATTTTTGAATTATATATTAATTGATATAACATTGGCTCAACATCTTTTTGAACATAAGGACCAAACGGAGTAAAATAAACTTGAATACCTTGATAAGTCAATCTTTTAATCAAAGACCCTGTAAGACGCCTCCGGTCACGCTTTGGTAAAAAATATGCCTTCTCCTTGACCCAATCCTTAATAAACAAATATTTCTGCTTTAAATACTTATACTTCCAAATATTATATTGCCATAAAAGTTCACTATTACTCCAATCCTTGACTTCATCTTCTAAATATTCCCGCCATTTATCCCAGTCTAAATAAACAATCCCTTTCATCCGTAACATTTCAGCCCT is a genomic window containing:
- a CDS encoding Dna2/Cas4 domain-containing protein, producing the protein MKAQELKQLINLQDQETYCPKHTPPTELWHPCERRLVLLRQTPLPVKQAKKFFDVGNEFEEVALKRLLKVVPVKAYQLPVVDEELDMKGIVDIVLESGDFIEIKSTANEQVLDNFGLYDNQLTKKYYYQMQSYILLLKKEHGVFYVIDRRTGEDHFFDVEKDQAVIEEIVERAIHVKEHLQRGTLPKTIEQYDLCRACPFYSQCYPEDAKATVRTVEVSPDFMKKLEIYYAIKSKLKQYEQLEKELKEELKEWSAGTYKVGDKIIKITEYQRAFYNIPEEIKKQYLEYKPVKRIIL